One window from the genome of Rufibacter tibetensis encodes:
- a CDS encoding methylmalonyl-CoA mutase subunit beta, producing the protein MTDTTSFEALFPEFSPITPEQWIAKIKQDLKGDNLSDLHWQSYEGITVAPFYTKSQLPQSGTLNTTPGQYPYLRTAKRDKNNWLNLQPIYSSGKGREAIDKAVDALTRGADGIHFIMENGYDFDADYLIEEIDLTKVPVSYTVSTEAANFLHHLYTGLYRKRISTNALKGFLKCSPILSSESYKQLDVEHAMHLLEQTLDTPNFYALTINGSHFSNKGATLVQELGISLAIAVCYTNSLTDQGLTAESVFRNMQFHLAAGTNYFFEIAKFRAVRLLWAKIVEAYNVPIEIAGELRIHASTSRWHQTTLDPHTNLLRHTTEMMSAIIGGVNSVEVEAFDSTFREANDFSARIARNIPIILKEESYLDEAIDPAAGSYYLEYLTRQIAVKAWALFQEIEAKGGFIPASNAGFIQEMIKETSSQKFKDIASGKEVLVGTNKFPNTNEQHDYDPEKLIQSRQFDNTRAAYSYEVMRLATELHLRKKKRRPHALVVHMGRGLQEHIHASFAREFFTCSGFTTQVVKFDNVSAALAGVKDMEAHVLVMAAPQNAFNEFAETFAKGMRAQQRQGPALILADDPMQLKDELRSHGFDEFLFQGCDTKEIITRIQERLGA; encoded by the coding sequence ATGACTGACACTACCTCATTTGAGGCATTATTTCCGGAGTTCTCGCCGATCACGCCTGAGCAATGGATTGCCAAAATAAAACAAGACCTGAAGGGCGACAACCTTTCGGACCTGCACTGGCAGAGTTACGAAGGCATTACCGTTGCCCCTTTTTATACCAAATCACAGTTGCCGCAGAGTGGAACCTTAAATACCACCCCGGGGCAATACCCGTACCTGCGCACCGCCAAAAGGGACAAGAACAACTGGCTGAACCTGCAGCCCATCTATTCTTCAGGCAAAGGGCGCGAGGCGATTGACAAAGCCGTGGACGCCCTTACGCGCGGAGCCGACGGCATCCATTTCATCATGGAGAATGGTTATGACTTTGACGCCGATTACCTGATTGAAGAAATAGACCTGACCAAAGTACCCGTGTCCTATACCGTTTCTACGGAGGCGGCAAACTTTCTCCATCACCTGTACACGGGCTTATACCGCAAAAGAATCTCAACCAACGCGTTGAAAGGCTTCCTGAAATGCTCCCCTATTTTATCATCTGAAAGCTACAAGCAACTGGACGTGGAGCACGCCATGCATCTGCTGGAACAAACCCTGGATACGCCTAACTTCTACGCCCTTACCATCAACGGATCGCACTTCAGCAACAAGGGCGCTACCCTGGTGCAAGAATTAGGCATCTCGCTAGCCATAGCTGTTTGCTACACCAACAGCCTTACAGACCAGGGTTTGACAGCCGAAAGCGTTTTCCGGAACATGCAGTTTCACCTGGCTGCCGGCACCAACTACTTCTTTGAAATTGCCAAGTTCAGGGCTGTTCGGTTGCTTTGGGCCAAAATAGTGGAGGCTTATAACGTTCCCATTGAGATAGCCGGGGAGCTACGCATCCATGCCTCTACTTCCCGTTGGCACCAAACCACCCTTGACCCACACACCAACCTGTTGCGCCATACCACAGAAATGATGAGTGCTATTATAGGCGGGGTAAACTCAGTGGAAGTAGAAGCCTTTGACAGCACGTTCCGGGAAGCCAATGATTTCAGTGCCCGTATTGCCCGCAACATCCCCATCATCCTTAAGGAAGAATCTTACCTGGATGAGGCCATTGATCCGGCGGCGGGTTCCTATTACTTAGAATACCTCACCCGGCAAATTGCGGTGAAGGCCTGGGCATTGTTTCAGGAGATTGAAGCTAAAGGTGGTTTTATTCCGGCTTCCAACGCAGGTTTCATTCAGGAAATGATCAAAGAAACCAGCAGCCAGAAGTTTAAAGACATCGCCAGTGGCAAAGAAGTGTTGGTGGGCACTAACAAGTTCCCTAACACCAATGAGCAGCACGACTATGATCCTGAAAAGCTCATCCAGAGCCGGCAGTTTGACAATACCCGCGCCGCTTACTCTTATGAAGTGATGCGTCTGGCCACGGAACTGCATCTCCGCAAGAAGAAGCGCCGTCCGCATGCCTTGGTAGTGCACATGGGCCGAGGGCTGCAGGAACACATTCATGCCTCCTTCGCCCGTGAGTTCTTCACCTGCTCCGGTTTCACTACCCAGGTAGTCAAGTTTGACAATGTCTCGGCAGCGTTAGCAGGGGTGAAAGACATGGAAGCGCATGTGTTGGTGATGGCAGCCCCCCAGAACGCTTTCAATGAGTTTGCCGAGACCTTCGCCAAAGGAATGCGTGCTCAGCAGCGCCAAGGCCCAGCTTTGATTCTAGCTGATGACCCCATGCAACTCAAAGACGAACTCCGCAGCCATGGTTTCGACGAGTTCCTATTCCAAGGCTGTGACACCAAGGAAATCATCACCCGCATACAGGAGCGGTTGGGGGCGTAA
- the scpA gene encoding methylmalonyl-CoA mutase — protein sequence MKPDFTNIPFTFQGSIPQNQPKVNPKPWKTAERLPLQNFYTKEDTAAFEHLDFAAGLPPYLRGPYSTMYVKNPWTIRQYAGFSTAEESNAFYRRNLEAGQKGLSVAFDLATHRGYDSDHPRVVGDVGKAGVAIDSILDMKVLFDQIPLDQMSVSMTMNGAVLPILAFYIVAAEEQGVKPEQLSGTIQNDILKEFMVRNTYIYPPEPSMKIIADIFAYTSRHMPKFNSISISGYHMQEAGATADLELAYTLADGLEYIRTGLAAGMDIDTFAPRLSFFWAIGMNHFMEIAKMRAARMLWAKLIKQFNPKSYKSLALRTHCQTSGWSLTEQDPFNNVARTTVEAMAAALGGTQSLHTNALDEAIALPTDFSARIARNTQIYLQQETHITKTVDPWGGSYYVEALTHQLAHRAWDLIQEVERLGGMAKAIETGLPKMRIEEAAARKQARIDASKDVIVGVNKFRPETEEKLEILDIDNTAVRESQLARLAQLRENRDDAAVFAAMDALTNAAETGEGNLLELAVQAARVRCSLGEISYALEKIYGRHRATIRSISGVYSSEISDDENFGKAQALADRFAEQEGRRPRIMVAKMGQDGHDRGSKVIATSFADLGFDVDLGPLFQTPEEVALQATENDVHVVGVSSLAAGHKTLIPQLISELKKLGREDILVIAGGVIPAQDYQFLYDAGVAGVFGPGTVISVAAQEILEKLMKG from the coding sequence ATGAAACCAGATTTCACTAATATACCATTTACGTTTCAGGGCTCTATTCCTCAAAACCAGCCCAAAGTAAATCCAAAGCCTTGGAAAACGGCGGAGCGACTGCCGCTGCAGAACTTCTACACCAAAGAAGACACGGCTGCTTTTGAGCATCTGGACTTTGCGGCCGGGTTACCGCCGTACTTGCGTGGCCCATACAGCACCATGTACGTGAAGAACCCGTGGACCATCAGGCAATATGCAGGCTTCAGCACCGCCGAGGAATCTAACGCGTTTTACCGTCGGAATCTGGAAGCGGGGCAAAAAGGACTTTCCGTAGCATTTGACCTGGCTACGCACCGGGGCTATGATTCAGACCATCCGCGGGTGGTGGGTGACGTGGGAAAGGCCGGCGTAGCCATTGACTCCATCCTGGACATGAAGGTTCTGTTTGACCAGATTCCGCTGGACCAGATGAGCGTGTCTATGACCATGAATGGGGCGGTGTTGCCTATTCTGGCGTTCTACATTGTGGCCGCCGAAGAGCAGGGTGTAAAACCGGAGCAACTGAGCGGAACCATTCAGAACGACATCCTGAAGGAGTTCATGGTGCGCAACACCTACATCTATCCGCCGGAGCCCAGCATGAAGATCATCGCCGATATCTTCGCCTACACCTCCCGGCACATGCCCAAGTTCAACTCCATCTCCATTTCGGGTTACCACATGCAGGAAGCCGGGGCTACGGCAGATCTGGAACTTGCCTACACCCTGGCAGATGGTTTGGAATACATCCGCACCGGTTTAGCCGCGGGCATGGACATTGACACCTTCGCGCCGCGCTTATCTTTCTTTTGGGCCATTGGCATGAACCACTTCATGGAGATAGCCAAGATGCGCGCTGCCCGAATGCTGTGGGCCAAACTTATCAAACAATTCAACCCGAAGAGCTACAAATCTCTGGCCTTGCGCACTCACTGCCAAACCTCCGGCTGGAGCTTAACCGAGCAAGACCCGTTCAACAACGTAGCCCGCACCACCGTGGAAGCCATGGCCGCTGCGTTAGGCGGAACCCAAAGTTTGCACACCAACGCCTTAGATGAAGCGATTGCCTTGCCTACAGATTTCTCGGCGCGCATTGCCCGTAACACCCAAATTTACCTGCAGCAGGAAACGCACATCACCAAAACCGTAGACCCGTGGGGCGGCTCGTATTACGTAGAGGCCCTCACTCACCAACTCGCGCATCGTGCCTGGGACTTGATCCAGGAAGTGGAGCGACTAGGCGGTATGGCCAAAGCCATTGAAACAGGCTTGCCTAAAATGCGCATTGAGGAAGCCGCTGCCCGTAAACAAGCGCGCATTGACGCCAGCAAAGACGTGATTGTAGGCGTCAACAAATTCCGGCCGGAAACAGAAGAGAAACTGGAGATACTGGACATTGACAACACTGCCGTACGCGAGTCTCAGTTAGCCCGCTTGGCTCAGCTGCGCGAGAACCGCGATGATGCTGCTGTCTTTGCTGCCATGGACGCCTTGACCAATGCCGCTGAAACTGGTGAAGGAAACTTGCTGGAATTAGCCGTGCAGGCCGCTCGCGTGCGCTGCAGTTTGGGTGAAATCTCTTATGCGTTAGAAAAAATATACGGCCGTCACCGGGCCACCATCAGATCCATATCCGGCGTGTACAGTTCAGAAATATCAGACGACGAGAACTTCGGCAAGGCCCAAGCCCTTGCCGACCGATTTGCGGAACAGGAAGGCCGCCGACCAAGAATCATGGTCGCTAAAATGGGCCAGGACGGTCACGACCGTGGCTCTAAAGTAATTGCCACCTCTTTCGCCGACCTTGGGTTTGACGTGGATCTTGGTCCACTGTTCCAAACCCCGGAAGAAGTAGCCCTGCAAGCCACCGAGAATGACGTGCACGTGGTAGGCGTGAGCAGTCTCGCTGCTGGGCATAAGACGTTAATCCCGCAATTGATCTCAGAACTGAAAAAGCTGGGCCGTGAGGATATTCTGGTGATTGCCGGAGGTGTGATTCCCGCCCAGGATTACCAGTTCCTGTATGATGCCGGCGTGGCAGGCGTGTTCGGACCGGGCACTGTGATTAGTGTGGCGGCTCAGGAGATTCTGGAGAAGTTGATGAAGGGATAA
- a CDS encoding DUF6843 domain-containing protein — protein sequence MTSVKRSRKSIFFLLGICLLFIGFLLILYFQKSILGLGILLLSILLVIWSNENWKYKLFTIAPATLLMLFTLANSYVWPEIYLIPEGFKGNIYVVFNQEQGKPKEFTGLTRVYRIPENGILFTKFSANMSADLGEYYYVSKSGIKTKISDFSYKNLSSPHLGESPLQDNIVVFSPPFLNLVNGNENSEGLTFKISAVNHWGSIQTSGFTSAERIDSVVQLLAEARKQFRYSE from the coding sequence ATGACAAGCGTAAAAAGATCAAGAAAATCCATCTTCTTCTTGTTAGGTATTTGTCTACTATTTATCGGTTTTCTATTAATACTGTATTTCCAAAAAAGTATACTTGGACTAGGCATTCTTTTATTAAGCATACTCCTTGTTATTTGGTCTAACGAAAATTGGAAATACAAACTGTTCACCATAGCACCGGCCACATTGCTGATGCTTTTCACGTTAGCTAACTCCTATGTTTGGCCAGAGATCTACCTTATACCTGAAGGTTTCAAAGGAAATATTTATGTGGTATTCAATCAGGAGCAGGGGAAACCTAAAGAATTCACTGGATTAACTAGGGTTTACAGAATTCCTGAAAATGGAATCCTTTTTACAAAATTTAGCGCAAACATGAGTGCCGACCTCGGGGAATACTATTATGTTTCCAAGTCAGGTATAAAAACAAAAATTAGTGATTTTTCATACAAAAACCTTTCTTCTCCACATCTAGGTGAATCTCCATTACAGGATAACATCGTAGTATTTTCTCCGCCTTTTCTAAATTTGGTTAATGGAAATGAGAATTCAGAAGGTCTTACATTCAAGATTTCGGCTGTAAATCATTGGGGAAGTATTCAAACCTCTGGCTTCACCAGCGCAGAAAGGATTGATAGTGTAGTTCAACTATTAGCGGAAGCAAGAAAGCAATTCAGGTATTCTGAATAA
- a CDS encoding zinc-dependent metalloprotease → MKKFLLTLGLVSSFAGVAMAQGRTQPADSTRRVAGAAGMAGNAARSAKPKPYAEVITDKAQSKSGFFKTHKVEDKYFFELADSVLGREILVVNRISKAGAEVRASSGYAGDQIGSAVVMFEKGPDDRIFMRKISYATYSPDSTKSMYQSVQRSNVQAIVAAFNVAAYGTNNKSSVIDVTDYIKGENEIFSFSSAAAKTRIRLGNFIPDRSYIQNVRSFPQNVEVTTVKTYVLTPPTTGFGAAPSGGAAANSNLNGSSTIEVNTSMVVLPKKPMQPRYFDPRVGFFTVGYTDFDANPQGVKEIQMVKRWRLEPKEKDMAKYKRGELVEPKEPIVFYIDPATPKKWVPYLIAGVNDWQKAFEKAGFKNAIIGKEAPSAKENPNWSIDDARHSAIVYKPSEIPNASGPSIADPRSGEIMESHINWYHNVMKLVHDWYFIQTAAIDPRARKMEFSDELMGDLIRFVSSHEVGHTIGLRHNYGSSSTVPVENLRNKKWVEANGHTPSIMDYARFNYVAQPEDNISPKGIYPRIGDYDLWAIEWGYRILPNAKSAEAEIPLLNKMTVEKLKNRRNWFGTEINPDDPHSQNEDLSDNAMKASEYGIKNLQRILAKLPEWTREENEGYENLENMYGQLTTQFNRYMGHVAKNIGGIYENPKTVEMEGSVYERTPAATQKEAMTFLDKQLFTTPTWLLAPNVLNNTGSNPLVVVSRSQQAVLNRLISNATLTKLIAAEALDGAKAYKVTDFFNDMNGSIFKEVKNKQAIDVYRRNLQKMYVQELIDIVKPAPAPTGAQAAQQGGRGGNTAPTMDARTSDVVSVAKAELRNINNMIKASAATQSDSLSNYHLLDLSDRINEALDPRS, encoded by the coding sequence ATGAAGAAATTCTTATTGACGCTGGGGCTGGTTTCCTCTTTTGCCGGAGTAGCCATGGCTCAGGGTCGCACACAACCCGCCGATTCTACGCGTCGGGTAGCCGGTGCCGCTGGCATGGCAGGTAATGCCGCCAGAAGTGCCAAACCAAAACCTTACGCTGAGGTCATCACTGACAAAGCCCAATCCAAATCTGGTTTTTTCAAGACCCACAAAGTAGAAGACAAGTACTTCTTTGAACTGGCAGACTCTGTGTTGGGTCGCGAAATTCTGGTGGTAAACCGTATTTCCAAGGCTGGTGCCGAAGTACGTGCCTCTTCAGGTTATGCCGGTGACCAGATTGGTTCTGCCGTAGTTATGTTTGAAAAGGGTCCGGATGACCGTATTTTCATGCGGAAAATCTCTTACGCCACCTACAGCCCAGACAGCACCAAGTCTATGTACCAATCGGTGCAGCGCTCTAACGTGCAGGCTATTGTGGCGGCGTTCAACGTGGCTGCCTATGGCACAAACAACAAGAGCAGCGTCATTGACGTGACCGATTACATCAAAGGTGAAAACGAAATCTTCTCGTTCAGCTCAGCGGCCGCCAAAACCCGCATCCGTTTGGGTAACTTCATCCCAGACCGCAGCTACATCCAGAACGTGCGCAGCTTCCCACAAAACGTGGAAGTAACCACCGTAAAAACCTACGTGCTTACCCCTCCAACTACGGGTTTCGGGGCAGCACCTTCCGGGGGAGCCGCAGCCAACTCTAACCTGAACGGTTCTTCCACCATTGAGGTGAACACATCCATGGTAGTACTGCCTAAGAAGCCCATGCAACCGCGTTACTTTGACCCGCGCGTAGGTTTCTTCACCGTTGGTTACACAGATTTTGATGCCAATCCGCAAGGCGTAAAGGAAATCCAGATGGTGAAACGCTGGAGACTGGAGCCGAAGGAAAAAGACATGGCCAAATACAAGCGCGGTGAACTGGTAGAGCCTAAAGAGCCCATCGTGTTCTACATTGACCCGGCTACGCCGAAGAAATGGGTGCCGTACCTGATAGCCGGCGTGAACGACTGGCAGAAAGCCTTTGAGAAAGCAGGCTTCAAAAATGCTATCATCGGGAAAGAGGCTCCTTCTGCCAAAGAAAACCCGAACTGGAGCATAGACGATGCCCGTCACTCGGCCATTGTTTACAAGCCCTCTGAAATCCCGAATGCCAGCGGCCCAAGCATCGCTGACCCACGCAGCGGCGAGATCATGGAAAGCCACATTAACTGGTACCACAACGTGATGAAACTGGTGCATGACTGGTATTTCATCCAGACAGCAGCTATTGATCCACGTGCCCGCAAAATGGAGTTCTCTGACGAACTCATGGGTGACCTGATTCGCTTTGTGTCTTCGCACGAGGTAGGCCATACCATTGGCTTGCGCCACAACTACGGTTCCAGCTCAACGGTGCCGGTAGAAAACCTGCGTAACAAGAAATGGGTGGAAGCCAACGGCCACACCCCTTCTATCATGGACTACGCCCGTTTCAACTACGTGGCACAGCCAGAAGACAACATCTCTCCTAAAGGCATCTACCCAAGAATTGGCGATTATGACCTGTGGGCCATTGAGTGGGGTTACCGCATCTTGCCAAACGCCAAAAGTGCCGAGGCTGAGATACCTCTCCTGAACAAGATGACGGTAGAAAAACTAAAAAACCGTCGCAACTGGTTCGGAACCGAAATCAACCCTGATGATCCGCACTCTCAGAACGAGGACTTGAGTGACAACGCCATGAAAGCTTCTGAGTACGGCATCAAAAACCTGCAGCGAATTCTGGCTAAACTTCCTGAGTGGACCCGCGAAGAAAACGAAGGCTATGAGAACCTGGAGAACATGTATGGTCAGCTGACCACCCAGTTTAACCGGTACATGGGCCACGTAGCCAAGAACATTGGTGGTATCTACGAAAACCCGAAAACGGTTGAAATGGAAGGCTCGGTATATGAGCGTACGCCGGCGGCCACGCAGAAAGAGGCTATGACGTTCCTAGACAAGCAGCTGTTTACCACGCCCACCTGGTTATTGGCACCTAACGTGCTAAACAACACTGGGTCTAACCCATTGGTGGTGGTTTCCCGCAGCCAGCAAGCCGTATTGAACCGCCTCATCAGCAACGCCACCCTGACCAAACTGATTGCCGCCGAAGCCTTGGACGGAGCCAAAGCCTACAAGGTGACCGACTTCTTCAATGACATGAACGGTTCAATCTTCAAGGAGGTAAAAAACAAGCAGGCCATTGACGTGTACCGCCGCAACCTGCAGAAAATGTATGTGCAGGAATTGATTGACATCGTGAAACCAGCTCCGGCTCCAACCGGTGCCCAGGCAGCCCAGCAAGGTGGCAGAGGTGGTAACACCGCTCCAACCATGGATGCCCGGACGAGCGATGTGGTTTCTGTGGCTAAAGCCGAGTTACGCAACATCAACAACATGATCAAAGCATCGGCTGCGACGCAGTCAGACTCATTGAGCAACTACCACTTGCTGGATCTTTCTGACCGCATCAACGAAGCCCTGGACCCAAGAAGCTAA
- a CDS encoding YncE family protein codes for MKNTLKLLLLLPLWFLSLAATAQKEATTWYFGNNAGLSFADPANPQPLKDGNMFSEEGCAVLSDALGNLLFYTNGMQVWNRNKQIMAGGDSLKGHESSTQSAVILPKPGSQHLYYLFTTDFQGQSHGLQYHLIDLSRNGGLGEVVSKNNLVFAPVTEKLTAVKHRNGRDYWVITHRWNSSAFYAYLVSSNGITFKPVESHLGSIHAGDNGATIGYMKASPTGEKLAVATWAAVNKIEVFSFNNENGKLAIAVDLGKFDEAYGVEFSPDGTKLYGGKNGIAGGEARIFQFDLAAGTPDAIIHSGKQVAKSVSRKIGALQLGPDGRIYVARNNSNWLGIIRNPNALGPDCDYKDAGINLGTQKSALGLPNFPGFYFQNLSPSTTSLLPTKQ; via the coding sequence ATGAAGAACACATTAAAACTTTTGCTTCTGCTTCCACTATGGTTTCTTTCCCTGGCAGCCACGGCTCAGAAGGAAGCCACCACCTGGTATTTCGGAAACAATGCAGGGTTGTCTTTTGCTGATCCTGCCAACCCCCAGCCCCTAAAAGACGGAAACATGTTTAGCGAGGAAGGCTGCGCCGTGCTTTCAGATGCGTTAGGCAACCTCCTGTTTTACACCAACGGCATGCAGGTCTGGAACCGCAACAAGCAGATCATGGCCGGCGGCGATTCCCTCAAAGGTCATGAGTCCTCCACCCAGTCGGCGGTTATCCTGCCTAAACCTGGTTCTCAGCACCTGTACTACCTTTTCACCACCGATTTTCAGGGCCAGAGCCATGGCTTGCAGTACCACCTCATTGACTTAAGCCGGAACGGAGGCCTGGGCGAAGTGGTATCTAAAAACAACCTCGTCTTTGCGCCCGTGACCGAAAAACTTACCGCCGTGAAGCACCGCAACGGCCGTGATTACTGGGTGATTACGCACCGGTGGAACAGTTCGGCCTTTTATGCCTATCTCGTTAGCTCCAACGGAATCACCTTTAAACCCGTGGAAAGCCACTTGGGCAGCATTCACGCCGGTGATAACGGTGCCACCATTGGTTACATGAAAGCCTCGCCTACCGGCGAAAAACTGGCCGTAGCTACCTGGGCTGCCGTGAACAAAATAGAGGTATTCAGCTTCAACAACGAAAACGGGAAACTAGCCATAGCGGTAGATTTGGGCAAATTTGACGAAGCCTACGGCGTAGAATTCTCTCCGGACGGCACCAAACTGTACGGCGGAAAGAACGGTATTGCTGGGGGCGAAGCCCGTATCTTCCAGTTTGACCTGGCAGCCGGAACCCCAGACGCCATCATCCACTCGGGAAAGCAAGTGGCCAAAAGCGTCAGCCGCAAGATTGGCGCTCTGCAATTGGGACCCGACGGCCGGATTTACGTGGCTCGCAACAACAGCAACTGGCTGGGCATCATCCGTAATCCGAATGCCTTAGGCCCGGACTGCGACTACAAAGACGCTGGCATCAATTTAGGTACTCAGAAAAGCGCCTTGGGCCTTCCCAACTTTCCAGGGTTCTATTTCCAGAACCTGTCGCCCTCTACCACTTCATTGCTGCCTACCAAGCAGTAA
- the meaB gene encoding methylmalonyl Co-A mutase-associated GTPase MeaB: MPKRFTPDEYAAGVLSGNRVLLSRAITLVESTLPSDQALAHAVMEQVLPQAGKSVRVGITGVPGVGKSTFIEAFGNHLLEQHGKKLAVLAIDPTSQRTGGSILGDKTRMETLSANPNAYIRPSPAGKTLGGVARSTRESILLCEAAGFDVIFVETVGVGQSETAVHEMVDFFLLLMLAGAGDELQGIKKGIMEMADAIAITKADGPNLHPATSAQAEYQGALHLFPLGKSQWSPKVTVCSAYEKSGLGPIWDSVMEYVQLTQQNGYFHHRRQEQNLHWLRHSIRQQLEERFYQHPAVQAQWETISNQVTQGQKSPFAAAAELFQLLP, encoded by the coding sequence GTGCCGAAACGATTTACCCCAGACGAGTATGCCGCCGGAGTTTTATCCGGAAACCGGGTACTCCTGAGCCGCGCCATTACTTTAGTGGAAAGTACCTTGCCCTCTGACCAGGCATTGGCCCACGCGGTCATGGAACAGGTACTGCCGCAGGCGGGAAAATCGGTGAGGGTGGGCATTACAGGCGTGCCCGGAGTGGGCAAGAGTACGTTCATTGAGGCCTTCGGGAATCACCTGTTAGAACAGCACGGCAAGAAACTAGCGGTGCTGGCCATTGACCCTACCAGCCAACGTACCGGGGGCAGTATTCTGGGTGATAAAACCCGAATGGAAACTCTGTCTGCTAACCCGAACGCGTACATCCGGCCTTCACCGGCGGGTAAGACCTTGGGCGGGGTGGCCCGCAGTACCCGCGAAAGCATCTTGTTGTGCGAAGCCGCCGGTTTTGACGTGATCTTTGTGGAGACCGTAGGTGTAGGCCAGTCTGAAACAGCGGTGCACGAGATGGTGGATTTCTTCCTGCTCTTGATGCTGGCCGGCGCCGGAGATGAACTGCAGGGCATCAAGAAAGGCATCATGGAAATGGCCGATGCTATTGCTATCACCAAAGCCGACGGCCCTAACCTCCACCCTGCCACCAGTGCCCAAGCCGAGTACCAGGGCGCTTTACACCTCTTTCCGCTGGGCAAGTCGCAATGGAGCCCTAAAGTAACCGTTTGCTCTGCTTACGAGAAAAGCGGGTTAGGCCCTATCTGGGATTCCGTTATGGAGTACGTGCAGCTAACGCAACAGAACGGTTACTTTCACCACCGCCGGCAAGAGCAGAATCTGCATTGGCTTCGGCACAGCATCAGGCAACAACTGGAGGAGCGCTTTTACCAGCATCCGGCCGTGCAGGCGCAATGGGAAACTATCTCCAACCAGGTGACCCAGGGGCAGAAATCTCCTTTTGCCGCAGCAGCGGAGTTGTTCCAACTGCTTCCATAA
- the xerD gene encoding site-specific tyrosine recombinase XerD has translation MNWSVSLTQFQGYLQLEKSLSSHSVEAYLRDVRKLVQYFEITQQEVGPLAVEAKHLQGFLEWINTLGMTAHSQARTISGIRAFYKFLIMEDVLDADPTETIESPKLQRKLPDTLSYDEIVTLFEAIDVSTPEGTRNKAMLETLYSSGLRVTELIELKISNLYEDLGFLRITGKGNKERLVPIGRDALKYIRLYLDGVRRRQPIKRGHEDFVFLNRRGASLSRVMVFNIIKDLAAKVGLQKSISPHTFRHSFATHLIEGGADLRAVQEMLGHESITTTEIYTHLDRDYLKQVIQEFHPRS, from the coding sequence ATGAACTGGTCCGTAAGCTTAACCCAATTTCAGGGATACCTCCAGCTGGAGAAATCCCTGTCCAGTCACTCTGTAGAAGCCTATCTGCGGGATGTGCGCAAACTGGTACAATATTTTGAGATTACCCAACAAGAAGTAGGGCCTCTGGCAGTGGAAGCCAAGCACCTGCAAGGCTTTCTGGAATGGATTAATACCCTGGGCATGACGGCGCATTCACAGGCGCGTACCATCTCCGGCATCAGGGCCTTCTACAAGTTCCTGATCATGGAAGACGTGCTGGACGCAGACCCCACTGAAACCATTGAGAGCCCCAAGCTGCAACGTAAGCTCCCAGATACCCTCAGCTATGACGAAATTGTCACGCTCTTTGAGGCCATTGATGTAAGCACTCCGGAAGGCACCCGCAACAAAGCCATGCTGGAGACGCTCTACAGTTCAGGGCTGCGCGTCACCGAGTTGATTGAACTCAAAATTAGCAACCTATATGAGGACCTGGGTTTTCTGCGCATTACCGGAAAAGGAAACAAAGAACGGCTGGTGCCCATCGGTCGTGATGCCTTGAAATACATCAGGCTGTATTTGGATGGGGTTCGCCGCCGGCAGCCCATTAAAAGAGGCCACGAAGATTTTGTGTTCCTGAACCGCCGGGGCGCCAGCCTCAGCCGTGTGATGGTGTTCAACATCATCAAAGACCTGGCGGCCAAAGTGGGTTTACAGAAAAGCATCAGCCCGCATACTTTCCGTCACTCCTTCGCTACGCACCTCATTGAAGGGGGGGCAGATTTGCGTGCCGTGCAGGAAATGCTGGGCCACGAATCCATCACCACCACTGAGATTTACACCCACTTAGACCGTGATTACCTGAAACAGGTTATTCAGGAATTTCACCCCAGAAGTTAA
- a CDS encoding type II 3-dehydroquinate dehydratase — protein sequence MKILILNGPNLNLLGRREKSIYGSRSFEDYLEKDLIPGFPNMELEFFQSNIEGALIDKLHEVGFHYHGILLNAGAYTHSSLALADAIAAIETPVIEIHISNVFAREATRHVTYIGGRCVGSISGFGLESYRLALQYFERQKPNKVGFTYTKA from the coding sequence ATGAAAATACTGATTCTCAATGGACCTAACCTCAACTTATTGGGTCGCCGCGAAAAATCTATTTATGGGTCCCGCTCCTTTGAAGATTATTTGGAAAAAGACCTTATTCCCGGTTTTCCCAACATGGAACTGGAGTTTTTCCAATCTAACATAGAGGGTGCTCTCATAGATAAACTACACGAGGTGGGATTCCATTACCACGGCATTTTGCTCAACGCCGGGGCTTACACACACTCCAGCCTGGCTTTGGCAGATGCCATTGCGGCCATTGAGACACCCGTGATTGAGATTCATATCTCCAACGTGTTCGCCCGTGAGGCTACCCGGCACGTGACCTATATTGGCGGAAGGTGCGTAGGCAGCATTAGTGGATTTGGCCTGGAAAGCTATCGGCTTGCCTTGCAGTACTTTGAGCGGCAGAAGCCTAATAAGGTAGGATTT